Below is a window of Lacrimispora xylanolytica DNA.
ACAAAAATGAATTAATCGAATCTCTTGTTTCTGTGAGAAAGGAACGGCTGATTGAAGAGGAGAACCGAAAGCTCCAGCAGGATCATTTCTTAAAAAGCCTTCATTTCCCGCTGGAGCAGAGCTTTATTATGGAAGCACTGGAGCATCAGGACTGCTTCTCTCCTGTTTTTCGCAAATATCAGGGCTTTCTATCCTTTCCAAAGGAATGCCAGTATGCCTGCATCTGCTCTTTTGTGGAGGAAAGCTATTTAAAAAGCTTTGCCTGTGATATGAAACGGATTTTGGAGGCGGCTAAGATTCCTCTGTTTTTTTCCATACTTTACGTAAAAAATACTGCAGTAATGATCTTCCCTGCTTCCACCCTTGCCATTCAAGAGGAGATGGAACGCCAGATCACTAAGCTTAAATATCCCGGTCAGTCCGTTACCTTTGAAACGGAATTTATTCATAAGGAATCTGCAGAAAAACTGTTCCATGAAATACTTTCTAAGATCTCCCGGTTTGAGCGCATTCTACTGGTAAAGGAGGATGGCTTTTCTCATGAGATCAAAAATCACATAGCTTCCCCCTGGATGATCAGCCGACTGGAGGACTCTATCACCTCAGCTGAAAATACCTTACAAAAAACAGCACTCCTGGCTTCTGTTTTCATAGATTCCATGCCCTTAAATACTGCAAGAAATCTTGCCTTAGGTCTGTTTCTACAAAGCGGTGTGGAACAGGAGAAGCTTCCTACGGATGCTGCCTGCGATTTTTTCAGACGCCTTTATTCCTGCAATTCCGTACAGGGCATCAGAGAACTTCTTTCCGTAGTCATGGTGCAAAAAACGGAAGGTTCCGGCACCCATAAAATCAG
It encodes the following:
- a CDS encoding response regulator transcription factor, coding for MLRLMIVDDEQIIREALSQMIDYESLGYQLIATAKNGMEAYDIICDEYPDVVITDIRMPILNGLDLIDRSIKSDSKITFILLSGYNDFEYAKQAMKYGVRYYLLKPTDKNELIESLVSVRKERLIEEENRKLQQDHFLKSLHFPLEQSFIMEALEHQDCFSPVFRKYQGFLSFPKECQYACICSFVEESYLKSFACDMKRILEAAKIPLFFSILYVKNTAVMIFPASTLAIQEEMERQITKLKYPGQSVTFETEFIHKESAEKLFHEILSKISRFERILLVKEDGFSHEIKNHIASPWMISRLEDSITSAENTLQKTALLASVFIDSMPLNTARNLALGLFLQSGVEQEKLPTDAACDFFRRLYSCNSVQGIRELLSVVMVQKTEGSGTHKISSNISILKTYIREHLDSENLSLKWLAENYLFVSVGYLSKQFIKEEGMRFSDYLNKERMEEAIRLMTFYHNDNVKHIARQVGFGSNPQYFSQVFKRYTGLPPTEYIETLKTNRNHTQKGES